In the Ruminococcus sp. OA3 genome, one interval contains:
- a CDS encoding serine protease, producing MPGWNEILDEVHSTKSQYDYVRTKYLRQLSEYTKRNTIAYYSSFLTKSADGIEIADIDMTGFMNAVRGMDCSLGLDLILHTPGGSPTAAETIVNYLRDKFNNDIRVIVPQLAMSAGTMIACSAKEIIMGRQSSLGPIDPQFNGIPAYNIKMEFEEAKADLAEHPENAQYWAIKLQQYPAAFMKSAIDAIELSGKLLEEWLGSCMFDANFESDREVISRIVSKLNEHNNSKNHGRHLSLEFCRNIGLKISQMEDEPSLQDLILSVHHSYMITLTNSDVIKIIENHDNKAYIAHFSGA from the coding sequence ATGCCTGGATGGAATGAAATACTGGATGAGGTACATTCGACAAAGTCGCAATATGATTATGTAAGGACAAAGTATCTTAGACAACTTTCAGAATATACAAAACGAAATACAATTGCGTATTATTCGTCCTTTCTTACTAAGAGTGCAGATGGTATTGAGATTGCGGACATTGATATGACGGGGTTTATGAATGCAGTCAGGGGGATGGATTGTTCCTTGGGATTGGATTTGATCTTACATACACCCGGGGGATCTCCAACGGCGGCGGAAACTATAGTGAATTATTTAAGAGATAAGTTCAATAATGACATTAGAGTGATTGTTCCACAACTTGCTATGTCAGCAGGAACAATGATAGCTTGCTCAGCAAAAGAAATTATAATGGGGCGTCAATCAAGTTTAGGGCCAATTGACCCTCAATTCAATGGGATTCCAGCATATAATATTAAAATGGAATTTGAGGAAGCAAAAGCAGATTTAGCGGAACATCCAGAAAATGCCCAATATTGGGCAATTAAATTGCAACAATATCCAGCGGCTTTCATGAAATCCGCAATTGACGCCATAGAGTTATCAGGAAAGTTATTAGAGGAATGGTTGGGAAGTTGCATGTTCGATGCAAACTTTGAATCTGATCGGGAAGTCATTAGTAGAATTGTGTCGAAATTGAATGAGCATAATAACTCAAAAAATCATGGTAGACATTTAAGCCTTGAGTTTTGTAGAAATATCGGTCTTAAAATAAGCCAGATGGAGGATGAGCCATCATTGCAAGATCTTATTTTAAGTGTACATCATTCATACATGATTACGTTGACAAATTCTGATGTTATCAAGATAATTGAAAATCACGATAACAAAGCATATATAGCCCATTTCAGCGGAGCTTGA